One window of Catonella massiliensis genomic DNA carries:
- a CDS encoding ABC transporter ATP-binding protein codes for MGKTILEVIGLRTKYVTRSQEDVYAVDEVSFKIEEGKTLGIAGESGCGKSTLALSLMGYYFSPLHYISGKIIVDGKDLTGMKPDEVRRLMLGTEIAYIPQAAMNALNPTQKIIKLIWDVVHTHDKTKTKTEVRKMAVERFESLGLPEEVLDKYSVELSGGMKQRTVIAVSTILNPKVLIADEPSSALDVSSQKLVIKMLHELMSKGYIKTMIFITHELPLLYNVTDDILVMYAGQIVEKAKAKDMVFNPIHPYAKGLMDSILVPESGTREKKLRAIPGTPPNLKNPPKGCAFAERCRYVLPQCHIVRPNMVETGNGRCYRCLLNENELKEVYENDK; via the coding sequence ATGGGTAAAACTATTTTAGAAGTTATAGGATTGAGAACAAAGTATGTAACTCGCTCTCAAGAAGATGTTTATGCTGTCGATGAAGTATCATTTAAAATTGAGGAAGGCAAAACTCTTGGAATAGCAGGGGAGTCCGGATGTGGTAAGTCGACATTAGCACTTAGTTTAATGGGTTATTATTTCTCTCCATTACATTATATTAGTGGGAAAATAATAGTTGATGGTAAAGATTTAACAGGTATGAAACCAGATGAAGTTAGAAGACTAATGCTTGGAACAGAAATTGCATATATTCCTCAGGCAGCCATGAATGCTCTAAATCCTACTCAAAAAATAATTAAATTGATATGGGATGTAGTTCATACACATGACAAAACTAAGACTAAAACTGAAGTAAGAAAAATGGCTGTAGAGAGATTTGAATCGTTAGGACTACCGGAAGAAGTTTTAGATAAATATTCAGTTGAATTGTCTGGTGGTATGAAACAGAGAACTGTCATTGCAGTATCAACAATATTGAATCCTAAGGTTTTAATTGCAGATGAGCCTTCATCAGCCTTAGATGTATCAAGTCAGAAGTTAGTTATCAAAATGTTACATGAGCTGATGTCAAAGGGTTATATCAAAACGATGATATTTATTACTCATGAATTACCTTTATTATACAATGTCACAGATGATATTTTGGTTATGTATGCTGGACAAATTGTTGAAAAAGCAAAGGCAAAAGACATGGTTTTTAATCCTATACATCCTTATGCAAAAGGCTTAATGGATTCTATTCTTGTACCGGAATCAGGTACGAGAGAGAAGAAACTAAGGGCTATTCCGGGAACACCTCCCAATCTGAAAAATCCACCAAAAGGCTGTGCATTTGCTGAAAGGTGTCGTTATGTACTTCCACAGTGTCATATTGTTAGACCCAATATGGTAGAAACCGGCAATGGGCGTTGTTATCGCTGCCTGTTAAATGAAAATGAATTAAAGGAGGTGTATGAAAATGACAAATGA
- a CDS encoding ABC transporter ATP-binding protein: MRKLLIYIRDYKLESILGPLFKLLEACMDLIVPLVMAYIIDKGIGGNDKGLIVRLCLLLVGLGFVGLTFSITAQFFAAKASVGFIKQVKHAVFAHIQRLSFLDIDRVGSNTLITRLTSDMNQIQTGVNLTLRLFLRSPFIVAGAVVMAFTIDVEIGILFVITIIILSAVIFGVMYWCIPKYRDVQSALDKVLGKTRENLTGVRVIRAFCKEDEEIRDFEKSNKFLTDLSKRVGTVSSLMNPLTYVIVNIGIATLIYKGAIRVEAGALTQGQIVALYNYMSQILVELVKFATMFLNITRSVACGNRVQSILDIEPGMKEGDITTTDSDKMDGNIVEFSNVSLNYNGKLSPDSEENALNNINFTVKKGETVGIIGGTGSGKTSLISLIPRFYDVSEGEVRVKGRNVTAYSFKELRKTVAVVLQKASLFKGSIRDNIKWGNENATDEEIMEAVRLACAEDVVNSKEGKLDFVIEQEGRNLSGGQKQRLSIARALVGKPEILILDDSSSALDYATDLALRKGINALEYKPTVFIVSQRTSSIMQADKIVVLDDGVLVGLGKHENLLKSCEVYIEIYNSQYK, translated from the coding sequence TTGAGAAAACTACTAATATACATCCGTGATTATAAACTCGAAAGCATACTAGGCCCTCTTTTTAAGCTCTTAGAGGCCTGCATGGATCTTATAGTGCCACTTGTAATGGCATATATCATAGATAAGGGAATAGGCGGAAATGATAAGGGGCTTATAGTGAGGCTCTGCCTTTTGCTTGTAGGTCTCGGCTTTGTGGGGCTTACCTTTTCAATAACTGCCCAGTTTTTTGCGGCAAAAGCAAGCGTGGGCTTTATCAAACAGGTAAAACACGCAGTATTTGCGCATATTCAAAGGCTTTCATTCTTAGACATAGATAGGGTTGGTTCCAATACACTTATAACAAGGCTTACAAGTGATATGAACCAGATTCAAACAGGTGTTAACCTTACACTGAGACTCTTTCTTCGCTCACCCTTTATCGTAGCCGGTGCAGTGGTTATGGCATTTACCATAGATGTAGAAATTGGTATTCTATTTGTAATCACCATAATTATACTGTCAGCTGTGATTTTTGGTGTAATGTACTGGTGTATTCCTAAGTACAGAGATGTGCAGAGTGCGCTTGACAAGGTGCTTGGCAAGACTAGAGAGAACCTTACCGGAGTGAGAGTTATAAGAGCATTTTGTAAGGAAGACGAGGAAATAAGAGATTTTGAGAAGTCAAATAAATTTTTGACTGATTTAAGTAAAAGGGTTGGAACAGTATCTTCTCTCATGAATCCTCTGACATATGTAATTGTCAATATAGGTATTGCAACTCTTATTTATAAGGGGGCTATAAGAGTCGAAGCAGGTGCTCTCACTCAGGGGCAGATTGTGGCTTTATATAACTATATGTCACAGATTCTTGTGGAGCTTGTAAAGTTTGCAACTATGTTCCTCAATATTACACGCTCAGTAGCCTGTGGCAATAGAGTTCAGAGCATACTAGACATAGAGCCTGGTATGAAAGAGGGAGATATAACTACCACAGACTCAGATAAAATGGACGGAAACATCGTCGAGTTTAGCAATGTAAGTCTTAATTACAATGGAAAGTTATCACCAGATAGTGAGGAAAATGCCTTAAATAATATCAATTTTACAGTTAAAAAAGGAGAAACCGTTGGTATAATCGGAGGTACCGGCTCTGGTAAGACTTCCCTCATCAGCCTTATACCAAGGTTCTATGATGTAAGCGAGGGTGAAGTAAGGGTAAAAGGAAGAAATGTAACAGCCTATAGTTTTAAGGAGCTAAGAAAAACCGTAGCTGTCGTCTTGCAGAAGGCGTCACTTTTTAAGGGCAGTATAAGAGACAATATCAAATGGGGCAATGAAAATGCTACAGATGAAGAGATTATGGAGGCTGTGCGCTTAGCTTGTGCTGAAGATGTGGTCAATTCTAAAGAAGGCAAGCTTGATTTTGTCATAGAACAGGAGGGCAGGAATCTCTCAGGAGGACAGAAACAGAGGCTCTCTATAGCAAGAGCCCTTGTAGGCAAGCCTGAAATCCTTATACTTGATGATAGCTCATCTGCTCTTGACTATGCCACAGACCTTGCGCTTAGGAAGGGTATAAATGCTCTGGAGTACAAGCCTACGGTATTTATTGTATCTCAGAGGACTTCTTCTATTATGCAGGCTGACAAGATTGTAGTCTTAGATGATGGAGTGCTTGTAGGGCTTGGAAAACACGAAAATCTGCTTAAATCTTGTGAGGTATACATAGAAATTTACAATTCACAGTACAAATAG
- a CDS encoding beta-mannosidase: protein MNIQYLNENWKLRERNSEDYLETKVPGSVYQTYLEHGLMKDPYYRAQENDALKMMEQDYEFSTVFSPEEELFRYPYISIVFEGLDTLADIWLNGKHLGYANNMHRSWEYEVKSVLKKENNELKILFYSPTKYIKEMDSRDGFWPIPTEAMRGTPHIRKSQCMFGWDWGPRLPDIGIFREIKLIGCDTERLDSVYIRQKHQQGEVKLSIDIQVKCMDSRFPLYFGKDEEQICTRQIVAKIKIVDPSGALINVIEVKDGNKVPEIDINHPELWWPNGLGEQLLYTVIVELLKNGVVVDTFKKRIGLRTLTVRREKDKYGESFAQEVNGVRYFAMGADYIPEDCILSRINRERTRELLQHAVSANHNSIRVWGGGYYPNDFFWDICDELGLVVWIDFMFACGVYRLCDDEFEQNLIEEFIQNIKRIRNHPCLGLWCGNNEMESFYCANILGFDEDKEFAADYIKLHEYIIPKLVKQYDPETFYWPSSPSSGGGFKDTNSPDRGDVHYWDVWHGNKPFTEYRKFKFRYLSEFGFQSFPSFRTIESFTEPEDRNVFSLVMEKHQRNAAANGKIMNYMEQTYLYPTNFEILLYASQLLQAEAIKYGVEHFRRNRGICMGTIIWQLNDCWPVASWSSIDYYGRWKALHYYEKRFFAPLLLSCEEEGALSQDPNPNAEPYALKKSIKLCVTNDTINKEKVTVKWELRDNTSGILREGEKEVIVDAMSCTWLEQENFDDVDEYNSYISYRLVKNGEEVSGGSVIFTVPKFFKFLDPNLQVFVEQDEIVVVAENYAKSVEIRNEDDNLILSDNFFDMNAGEKRVKILRGKPDKLKVRSVFDIR from the coding sequence ATGAACATACAATATTTGAATGAAAATTGGAAATTAAGAGAAAGAAACTCTGAAGATTACTTAGAAACGAAAGTTCCTGGTTCAGTGTATCAGACGTATTTGGAGCATGGATTGATGAAAGACCCTTACTATAGGGCACAGGAAAACGATGCTCTAAAAATGATGGAACAAGACTATGAGTTTAGTACTGTATTTTCGCCTGAAGAAGAACTGTTTAGATATCCTTACATATCGATTGTTTTTGAAGGGCTTGATACTTTGGCAGATATTTGGCTAAATGGCAAACATTTGGGATATGCGAATAATATGCACAGAAGCTGGGAATATGAGGTGAAGTCTGTATTAAAAAAAGAAAACAATGAGCTTAAAATACTATTTTATTCTCCCACAAAATACATAAAAGAAATGGATAGTAGAGATGGATTTTGGCCTATACCTACAGAGGCAATGAGGGGTACACCGCATATTCGCAAATCACAGTGTATGTTTGGCTGGGACTGGGGTCCAAGGTTACCTGATATAGGAATTTTTAGGGAAATTAAGCTTATTGGATGTGATACAGAGCGATTAGACAGTGTATATATAAGACAGAAACACCAACAAGGGGAGGTTAAACTTAGTATAGATATTCAAGTAAAATGTATGGATAGCAGATTTCCTTTATATTTTGGTAAAGACGAAGAGCAAATATGTACTAGACAAATAGTCGCTAAAATTAAGATAGTGGATCCTAGCGGTGCACTTATTAATGTCATAGAGGTTAAAGATGGTAATAAAGTACCTGAAATAGATATTAACCACCCAGAACTATGGTGGCCAAATGGATTAGGGGAGCAACTATTATATACTGTGATAGTCGAACTCTTAAAGAATGGAGTAGTAGTAGATACATTTAAGAAGAGGATTGGACTTCGTACGCTTACTGTACGTAGAGAGAAAGATAAGTATGGAGAAAGTTTTGCACAAGAGGTTAATGGAGTAAGATATTTTGCGATGGGAGCTGACTATATACCTGAAGATTGTATATTGAGCAGGATTAATAGAGAGCGAACTAGAGAACTGCTACAACACGCAGTAAGCGCTAATCATAATAGTATAAGAGTATGGGGTGGAGGATATTATCCTAATGATTTTTTCTGGGATATTTGCGATGAACTTGGGCTTGTAGTATGGATAGATTTTATGTTTGCCTGTGGAGTTTATAGATTATGTGATGATGAATTTGAGCAAAACCTGATAGAGGAATTTATTCAAAATATAAAAAGAATTCGCAATCACCCTTGTTTAGGACTTTGGTGCGGAAATAATGAAATGGAGAGTTTTTATTGTGCGAATATCTTGGGGTTTGATGAAGATAAGGAATTTGCAGCTGATTATATAAAGCTTCATGAATATATTATACCAAAGCTAGTAAAACAATATGATCCGGAAACTTTTTACTGGCCTTCAAGTCCTTCCTCGGGAGGAGGATTTAAGGATACTAATAGTCCGGATAGAGGAGATGTACATTACTGGGATGTATGGCACGGAAATAAGCCATTTACTGAATATAGAAAGTTTAAATTTCGTTACCTTTCGGAGTTTGGATTCCAGTCATTTCCGAGTTTTCGAACTATTGAGTCTTTTACAGAACCTGAGGATAGGAATGTATTCTCATTGGTTATGGAAAAACACCAGAGAAATGCAGCTGCAAATGGTAAGATAATGAACTATATGGAACAAACATACCTATATCCAACAAATTTTGAAATTCTTCTTTATGCCTCTCAACTTTTGCAGGCTGAAGCAATTAAATATGGAGTTGAACATTTTAGAAGAAACCGTGGTATATGTATGGGTACTATAATCTGGCAGCTGAATGACTGCTGGCCTGTTGCGTCATGGTCTTCTATTGATTATTATGGCAGATGGAAAGCACTTCACTATTATGAAAAGCGGTTTTTTGCCCCATTATTACTATCTTGTGAGGAAGAAGGTGCACTTTCTCAAGATCCGAATCCTAATGCAGAACCATATGCACTTAAGAAATCAATTAAACTATGCGTTACTAATGATACAATAAATAAAGAAAAAGTAACTGTGAAATGGGAATTAAGAGATAATACCTCTGGAATATTAAGGGAGGGTGAGAAAGAAGTTATAGTTGATGCAATGAGTTGTACATGGTTAGAACAGGAGAATTTTGATGATGTGGATGAGTATAATAGCTATATAAGCTATAGGCTTGTCAAAAATGGTGAGGAAGTAAGCGGTGGAAGTGTGATATTTACAGTACCGAAGTTCTTTAAGTTTTTAGATCCAAACCTACAAGTATTTGTTGAACAAGATGAAATAGTTGTTGTTGCAGAAAACTATGCAAAGTCTGTTGAAATACGTAATGAAGATGACAACCTAATTTTATCTGATAATTTCTTTGACATGAATGCAGGAGAAAAGCGTGTAAAAATACTAAGGGGCAAGCCGGATAAACTAAAGGTAAGAAGTGTTTTTGATATACGTTAG
- a CDS encoding ABC transporter ATP-binding protein has translation MKNNKKIIGAVLAYIGNYKILLFASLVMAMATVVLTLYLPILFGDAIDLIVGGGLTKVDRIFSIIVEAGIVAGITALLQWVMTTINYRIAYNVVRDIRNDALRRIERLPLSFLDAHPTGDIVSRVIADADQFSDGLLLGFTQIFTGIATILGTLVFMLRINVFTALIVVVLTPLSLLVARFISKHTYNMFKLQSETRAEQTSLINEMIGGMEVVKAYGREEKVVDDFDEINERIEKASLKAIFFSSITNPATRFVNNIVYALVGLVGAFQVINAGISVGGLTAFLAYANQYTKPFNDISGIITELQNAIACAGRLLELINEEVEVKDGEIELGESKHIGQNSAVKGEIGDIELDNVSFSYVKDRKLVEGLNLSVKKGQRIAIVGPTGCGKTTIINLLMRFYDVDSGSIRVENADIRDIKRHSLRKSYGMVLQETWLRQGTIRDNIVMGKPDATDEEVIAAAKAAHSHSFISKLKDGYNTVIDEEGSGLSKGQMQLLCITRVMLLLPPMLILDEATSSIDTRTEIKIQKAFNRLMEGRTSFIVAHRLSTIKEADIILVMKAGTIIEQGNHEELLEKKGFYAELYNSQFVGVGS, from the coding sequence ATGAAGAATAATAAAAAGATAATTGGGGCAGTTTTAGCCTACATAGGCAATTATAAGATATTGCTGTTTGCTTCTCTTGTAATGGCAATGGCTACAGTGGTTTTGACCCTTTATCTCCCTATATTATTTGGGGATGCTATCGACCTCATTGTGGGAGGTGGACTTACAAAGGTTGATAGGATATTTAGCATTATTGTAGAGGCAGGGATAGTAGCGGGCATAACCGCCTTACTTCAGTGGGTTATGACGACCATCAACTACAGAATAGCCTACAATGTAGTTAGGGATATCAGAAATGATGCTCTTAGGAGGATTGAGAGGCTTCCTCTAAGCTTTTTAGATGCACATCCTACAGGTGATATAGTAAGCAGAGTAATAGCAGATGCAGACCAGTTTTCTGACGGGCTTTTACTTGGATTTACACAGATTTTTACAGGGATTGCAACTATACTTGGTACTCTGGTATTTATGCTTAGGATAAATGTGTTTACAGCACTTATAGTTGTGGTGCTTACCCCTCTCTCATTACTTGTGGCGAGATTCATTTCAAAACATACTTACAATATGTTCAAGCTTCAGTCTGAAACCAGAGCGGAGCAAACCTCTCTAATCAATGAAATGATAGGTGGAATGGAAGTGGTAAAGGCCTACGGAAGAGAGGAAAAGGTGGTTGATGATTTTGATGAAATTAATGAAAGGATAGAAAAAGCATCACTAAAAGCCATATTTTTCTCGTCTATTACCAACCCTGCAACAAGATTTGTCAACAATATAGTCTATGCATTAGTTGGGCTTGTAGGAGCTTTTCAGGTAATAAATGCAGGCATAAGCGTAGGTGGCCTTACAGCATTTTTAGCTTATGCCAATCAGTATACCAAGCCTTTTAACGACATTTCAGGAATCATTACCGAGCTTCAAAATGCCATAGCCTGTGCAGGCAGGCTTCTTGAACTTATAAATGAGGAGGTTGAGGTAAAGGATGGTGAGATTGAACTAGGCGAATCAAAGCACATTGGGCAAAATAGCGCAGTAAAGGGCGAAATTGGTGATATAGAACTGGATAATGTTTCATTTTCTTATGTAAAGGATAGAAAACTCGTTGAGGGGCTTAACCTTAGTGTGAAAAAAGGCCAGAGAATAGCTATAGTGGGGCCTACGGGCTGTGGCAAGACAACTATTATCAACCTTCTTATGAGGTTCTATGATGTGGACAGTGGAAGCATCAGGGTAGAAAATGCTGATATAAGGGATATAAAAAGACATAGCTTAAGAAAATCATACGGAATGGTGCTTCAGGAGACTTGGCTTAGACAGGGCACTATAAGGGACAATATAGTGATGGGTAAGCCCGATGCAACTGATGAGGAAGTAATTGCTGCTGCAAAGGCTGCGCACTCACATAGCTTTATAAGCAAGCTAAAGGACGGCTACAATACTGTGATAGATGAAGAGGGAAGTGGTCTCTCAAAGGGACAGATGCAGCTTTTATGCATCACCAGGGTAATGCTCTTACTTCCTCCTATGCTGATTCTTGATGAGGCGACCTCCTCGATTGATACAAGAACCGAAATCAAGATTCAGAAGGCATTTAACCGCCTGATGGAGGGGAGAACCAGCTTCATAGTTGCTCACAGGCTATCAACCATTAAGGAGGCGGACATTATACTTGTAATGAAGGCAGGAACCATTATAGAGCAGGGTAATCACGAGGAACTTCTTGAAAAGAAGGGCTTTTACGCAGAGCTTTATAATAGCCAGTTTGTCGGAGTGGGAAGCTGA
- a CDS encoding ABC transporter ATP-binding protein, protein MTNDIKPCISGKGVTKIFGIGNKCNMAVDHVDFEFRQGEVVSIVGESGSGKTTLFKMILGILGSSEGEFLFDGKPRDLTTGKKRREYWKNIQAVFQDPFASFNMFIKVDSVLRDCINLKGNKHITNDEKRKLMEDACSFVNLKYEELYNKYPFELSGGQMQRLMIARIFLLKPRILMADEPTSMVDACSRATILDMLLKLRDETKMTIVFITHDIGLAYYISDTIYIMEHGKFVEKGLANNVILNPQESYTKRLISDVPKLHEEWDISMS, encoded by the coding sequence ATGACAAATGATATTAAACCCTGTATCAGCGGTAAGGGAGTTACCAAGATATTTGGGATAGGGAATAAATGCAATATGGCTGTAGACCATGTTGACTTTGAATTTAGACAAGGAGAAGTAGTTTCTATAGTTGGAGAATCAGGAAGTGGTAAGACAACTCTTTTTAAAATGATATTAGGAATACTAGGTTCAAGTGAAGGTGAATTTTTATTTGATGGAAAACCTAGGGATCTTACTACAGGAAAGAAGAGGAGAGAATATTGGAAAAATATACAAGCTGTATTTCAGGATCCATTTGCATCATTTAATATGTTTATTAAGGTAGATTCAGTGTTGAGAGATTGTATTAATCTAAAAGGAAATAAACACATTACAAATGATGAAAAAAGAAAGCTTATGGAAGATGCTTGTAGCTTTGTGAATTTAAAATATGAAGAACTATATAACAAGTATCCTTTTGAATTATCAGGTGGTCAGATGCAAAGATTAATGATTGCGCGTATATTTTTATTAAAACCAAGAATTCTGATGGCTGATGAGCCTACATCAATGGTTGACGCCTGCTCACGAGCAACCATATTGGATATGCTATTGAAACTTAGAGATGAAACCAAGATGACCATCGTATTTATTACCCACGATATAGGTTTAGCATATTATATTTCTGATACAATTTATATCATGGAGCATGGCAAATTTGTTGAAAAAGGTTTAGCAAATAATGTAATACTAAACCCTCAGGAATCATATACAAAACGTCTAATAAGTGATGTGCCTAAGCTCCATGAAGAATGGGATATTTCTATGTCTTGA
- a CDS encoding AraC family transcriptional regulator: protein MAFFEDTDILETPFDIFMFDSNIDSVTYRAHWHNYVEFLYIYEGHITVECDNVPYSLNPGDSLVIMPRVIHSFYSKFTGHIRYGVIKFNHTKVKFSTKAATLIHALFSRAIPMDSLPIYLSASDINQLFMKNTIDNIISEAKKKNIFYFDFINSQIATLLVTILRFWEEKDINLNTIIKQSNNCSEIFKVLEYISNHSCESIAIPSLAKQCNMSYSTFSRLFKQQTGRSCKEYIEYMRISKAQDLVLFTSKSLNCIACETGFSDCSHFIKTYKKLFGITPNQQRKSLPSDIMSSADIKT, encoded by the coding sequence TTGGCATTTTTTGAAGATACCGATATACTTGAAACACCGTTTGATATATTTATGTTTGATAGTAATATTGATAGCGTCACTTACAGAGCACATTGGCACAATTATGTGGAATTCTTGTATATTTATGAAGGACACATAACTGTTGAATGTGATAACGTTCCCTATTCACTTAACCCTGGTGATTCTTTGGTAATTATGCCAAGAGTTATACATAGTTTCTATTCCAAATTTACAGGTCATATCCGCTATGGTGTTATCAAATTTAATCATACTAAAGTTAAATTTTCTACCAAAGCTGCTACATTGATACATGCTTTATTTAGTAGAGCTATCCCTATGGATTCTTTACCGATATATCTTTCTGCTTCAGATATTAATCAACTCTTTATGAAGAATACAATTGATAATATTATTTCTGAAGCAAAGAAGAAAAATATATTTTATTTTGACTTTATCAATTCCCAAATAGCTACATTGTTGGTTACAATACTGCGGTTTTGGGAGGAAAAGGACATAAACCTTAATACCATCATTAAACAAAGCAATAACTGCTCTGAAATATTTAAGGTGCTTGAATATATATCAAATCATTCGTGCGAATCCATTGCTATCCCAAGTCTTGCTAAGCAATGTAATATGAGTTATTCAACATTTTCCCGCCTCTTTAAACAACAGACAGGACGTAGTTGCAAAGAGTATATTGAATATATGCGTATAAGCAAAGCTCAGGACCTAGTTCTGTTTACAAGTAAATCATTAAACTGTATTGCATGTGAAACAGGTTTTTCGGACTGTAGTCACTTTATTAAAACTTATAAAAAATTATTTGGTATAACTCCAAATCAGCAACGCAAATCCCTCCCTTCAGATATCATGTCTTCAGCAGATATCAAGACATAG
- a CDS encoding ABC transporter permease: MKNILKQLTKSSQFKIGFIILFFTLLIVILYPLIVSTNQLEMIGKGIFYKPGTYICAVDTVKQSISKDKSYVLNIDGSINRLSTIINKETRIDMIAWLEKYGGVEKGVITDSDADISKLINAWHERYDVKNTQKGLIAAKKKYYARLDKSLKELLNKQNVIIAEKDEEGKLSEQAEISDDIYVNVTDVPNRRTFWLGTDNFGRDVLTELIYAIGTSLKIGLIAGIVATGIGLIFGLFAGFVGGIVDDLIMFITNLFTVIPSFIILILISYSVGQQVRGVGIVAVIIGLTSWPWTTRSVRSQVISLRNRDHVNMSKLSGHGLIRIIFVDILPYMASYVVMAFILQISSGILAEAQLSMLGLGPATTTTATLGLMMNWAMTYTAHLNGSWWAYFPVIFAIAIISFSLNLMNTGMDQVFNPTLRE, translated from the coding sequence ATGAAAAATATATTAAAACAGCTGACGAAATCATCTCAATTTAAAATAGGTTTTATAATACTCTTCTTCACATTATTAATTGTAATACTATATCCTTTAATAGTTTCAACCAATCAACTTGAGATGATAGGAAAAGGAATATTCTACAAGCCTGGAACTTATATTTGCGCTGTAGATACAGTAAAGCAAAGTATATCAAAAGACAAAAGCTATGTACTTAATATTGATGGGTCAATTAACAGACTTAGTACTATAATAAATAAAGAGACTAGAATTGATATGATTGCCTGGCTTGAGAAATATGGTGGTGTTGAAAAAGGTGTTATAACTGATTCAGATGCAGATATTAGTAAGCTTATAAATGCTTGGCATGAACGGTATGACGTAAAAAATACACAAAAAGGCTTAATTGCAGCTAAAAAAAAGTATTATGCACGATTAGATAAATCGCTTAAAGAACTTCTAAATAAGCAAAATGTTATAATTGCAGAAAAGGATGAAGAAGGTAAATTAAGCGAACAGGCAGAAATTAGTGATGACATCTATGTAAATGTCACTGATGTACCGAATCGTAGGACTTTTTGGTTAGGCACAGATAATTTTGGAAGAGATGTACTAACTGAACTTATATATGCTATTGGTACTTCATTAAAGATTGGTTTGATAGCAGGAATAGTAGCAACCGGTATAGGACTAATTTTTGGGCTTTTTGCAGGGTTTGTAGGAGGAATCGTTGATGATTTAATTATGTTTATTACAAATCTTTTTACTGTTATCCCTTCATTTATTATACTCATACTGATTTCTTACAGTGTTGGGCAGCAAGTAAGAGGTGTAGGTATAGTAGCTGTTATTATTGGGTTAACATCTTGGCCTTGGACAACAAGAAGTGTTCGCTCACAGGTAATATCGTTACGTAATCGTGATCATGTAAATATGTCAAAGTTGTCTGGGCATGGTCTGATTAGAATTATTTTTGTGGATATTTTGCCTTATATGGCATCATATGTTGTCATGGCATTTATATTGCAGATTTCATCGGGAATTTTGGCTGAAGCTCAGCTTTCTATGTTGGGATTAGGACCTGCAACGACTACAACCGCAACACTTGGTCTGATGATGAATTGGGCTATGACATATACAGCGCATTTAAACGGATCTTGGTGGGCATATTTTCCTGTTATTTTTGCAATTGCTATAATATCATTTTCTCTTAATCTTATGAATACAGGCATGGATCAGGTATTCAATCCGACATTGAGAGAATAA